Proteins co-encoded in one Capnocytophaga ochracea DSM 7271 genomic window:
- a CDS encoding Tex family protein, which yields MTNIQYIKAQTQLPEKAIENTLSLLTEGCTIPFIARYRKDSTQNLDEAAIEHIAKSQADYDNICKRKETILSSIEEQGKLTDDLRKRIENSFELNELEDLYLPYKKRRKTKADVAKENGLEPLAKQIMSQRVTDLELLAGRYLSDKVPTEEDALQGASDIIAEWINENTFIRRTLRRIFQRKAIISSEVAKGKNEEEEAQKYAQYFDWEEALNKAPSHRVLAMLRAEKEGFVKLKVQVDSEETLPFMEENIIKSRGEVADFLKKTVKDSYKRLLEPSISNETLQEAKDKADAKAISVFAENLSQLLLASPLGEKRILAIDPGYRTGCKVVCLDEKGDLLHHDVIYPHAPQNDMTMATKKLSTMVSQYNIQAISIGNGTASRETESFVRSIAFPKKVEVFVVSEAGASVYSASKIARDEFPDYDVTVRGAVSIGRRLADPLAELVKIDPKSIGVGQYQHDVNQSLLKEELDATVVRCVNKVGVNLNTASKSLLSYVSGIGEKMAENIVAYRSANGAFSKREDLKKVPRLGDKVYQQAVAFLRVHNSENPLDNSAVHPEAYPIIKQMAKHTGISVAQLIGNKQAIATIDIQKYKTDKVGELYLKDVLKELEKPGLDPRTTAKAFAFDPNVKTFDDVRVGMILPGIVNNITAFGCFVDIGVKESGLVHISQLKEGYVSDVNEVVKLHQQVQVKVIEKDEVRKRISLSMVW from the coding sequence ATGACAAACATTCAATATATAAAAGCCCAAACACAACTACCTGAAAAAGCTATTGAAAACACACTTTCACTATTAACCGAAGGCTGCACTATCCCCTTCATTGCACGCTATCGAAAAGATAGCACTCAGAATTTAGATGAAGCAGCCATTGAGCATATTGCCAAATCCCAAGCTGATTACGACAATATCTGTAAGCGCAAAGAAACAATTCTCTCTTCTATTGAAGAACAAGGAAAGCTTACAGACGATTTGCGTAAACGTATTGAGAACTCTTTTGAGCTCAATGAATTAGAAGACCTATACTTACCTTATAAAAAACGGCGTAAAACAAAAGCCGATGTAGCCAAAGAAAACGGCTTAGAACCTCTTGCAAAACAGATAATGAGTCAGCGTGTAACCGATTTGGAACTATTAGCAGGACGTTACCTTTCCGACAAAGTACCTACTGAAGAAGATGCTTTACAAGGGGCTTCGGATATTATAGCTGAATGGATTAATGAGAATACGTTTATACGTCGCACTCTTCGCCGAATATTCCAGCGCAAAGCAATCATCAGTAGCGAAGTAGCCAAAGGTAAAAACGAAGAGGAAGAAGCTCAGAAATACGCTCAGTATTTCGATTGGGAAGAAGCCCTTAACAAAGCGCCCTCTCACCGTGTATTAGCAATGTTGCGTGCTGAAAAAGAAGGATTTGTAAAACTAAAAGTACAAGTAGATAGTGAAGAAACCTTACCCTTTATGGAAGAAAACATCATAAAGAGTAGGGGAGAAGTAGCCGATTTCTTGAAGAAAACGGTAAAAGACAGCTACAAACGCTTATTAGAGCCTTCTATTTCCAACGAAACACTACAAGAGGCAAAAGATAAAGCCGATGCGAAAGCTATCAGTGTGTTTGCCGAGAACCTCTCACAGTTGTTATTAGCGTCTCCTTTGGGTGAAAAGCGCATTTTGGCTATTGATCCAGGATATCGTACAGGTTGTAAGGTAGTGTGTTTAGATGAAAAAGGCGACCTTTTGCATCACGATGTTATCTATCCTCACGCTCCCCAGAATGATATGACTATGGCTACCAAAAAGCTCAGCACAATGGTCTCTCAATACAATATCCAAGCCATTAGTATAGGCAATGGTACTGCTTCTCGTGAAACAGAGTCGTTTGTAAGAAGTATTGCTTTCCCTAAAAAGGTAGAAGTATTTGTCGTGAGTGAAGCAGGAGCATCAGTCTATTCAGCTTCTAAAATAGCTCGCGACGAGTTCCCCGATTACGATGTAACTGTACGTGGTGCAGTATCCATAGGTAGGCGTCTTGCTGACCCATTAGCTGAATTAGTGAAGATAGACCCTAAGAGCATAGGAGTAGGTCAATACCAACACGATGTAAACCAGTCGTTATTGAAAGAGGAGCTCGATGCAACCGTAGTGCGTTGCGTGAACAAAGTAGGGGTAAACCTCAACACAGCAAGCAAATCACTACTCAGTTATGTATCAGGGATAGGAGAGAAGATGGCTGAAAACATAGTAGCTTACCGCTCGGCTAATGGTGCTTTTAGTAAGCGAGAAGACTTAAAAAAGGTACCTCGTTTGGGGGATAAAGTATACCAGCAGGCAGTAGCTTTCTTGCGTGTACATAATAGTGAGAACCCGCTCGACAATTCAGCAGTACACCCCGAAGCCTATCCTATCATCAAACAAATGGCAAAGCACACGGGTATCTCAGTTGCACAACTTATAGGTAATAAGCAAGCTATTGCCACTATTGATATTCAAAAGTACAAAACAGATAAGGTGGGTGAACTTTATTTGAAGGACGTATTAAAGGAATTAGAAAAACCAGGGCTCGACCCTCGTACTACTGCTAAAGCCTTTGCCTTCGACCCTAATGTAAAAACCTTCGATGATGTGCGTGTAGGAATGATATTACCTGGTATAGTAAACAATATTACTGCCTTTGGTTGCTTTGTGGATATAGGTGTTAAAGAAAGTGGATTGGTACACATCTCTCAACTGAAAGAAGGTTATGTCTCTGATGTAAATGAAGTAGTTAAACTCCACCAACAAGTGCAAGTAAAAGTTATAGAGAAAGACGAAGTGCGTAAACGCATTTCACTAAGTATGGTGTGGTAA